A window of the Pseudoalteromonas sp. A25 genome harbors these coding sequences:
- the flhA gene encoding flagellar biosynthesis protein FlhA produces the protein MEFKAFLSQLNRDKKEYAKGVGTPVLVLAALGMVILPLPPFLLDILFSFNIALALVVLLVTVYTMKPLEFGMFPAVLLIATIMRLALNVASTRVVLLEGHNGGDAAGKVIEAFGSVVIGGNYAVGLVVFLILIIINFVVITKGAGRISEVSARFTLDAMPGKQMAIDADLNAGFISAEDARARREEVTREADFYGSMDGASKFVKGDAIAGIVILAINIIGGLFVGMIQHDLSFSRAMEVYTLLTIGDGLVAQLPSLLLSIGTAIVVTRQNESHNMGDQFKTQLGNEKSLFIASGILIVMGVVPGMPHIAFLSLGALLGYLAYFTQKQKKEAAESTADQSNKGVDVASKQEQKELGWDDVQPVDVIGLEVGYRLIPLVDQSQGGELLSRIKGVRKKLSQELGFLIPPVHIRDNLELDPNAYNITLMGVGSGEGELKHGDELAINPGQVFGPIKGIETKDPAFGLDAVWIKPEQKDEAHSLGYTVVDAATVVATHISQLLTNNASLLLGHEEVQNLLDMLAKSHPRLVEGLVPDVLPLTTVVKVLQNLLNEGVAIRDMRSIVQTLVEYGPRSQDPDVLTAAVRISLRRLIVQDAVGNADEIPVITLAPELEQMLHQSLQNAGDEGAGIEPGLAERLQSSLREAHQTQEMLGDPSILLTSGMLRSVLSRFVKHTIPGLRVMSYQEVPDERQIKIVSSVGQ, from the coding sequence ATGGAATTTAAAGCGTTTTTATCGCAATTAAACAGAGACAAAAAAGAATATGCTAAAGGGGTAGGTACGCCGGTACTGGTTCTTGCAGCGTTAGGTATGGTTATTTTACCGTTACCTCCTTTTCTGTTAGACATTCTATTCTCTTTTAACATTGCTCTGGCATTAGTTGTTCTTTTGGTGACTGTTTACACCATGAAACCGCTAGAGTTTGGCATGTTTCCAGCTGTATTACTTATTGCAACTATTATGCGTCTTGCTTTGAACGTAGCAAGTACCCGAGTGGTGCTCTTAGAAGGGCATAATGGTGGAGATGCTGCGGGTAAAGTTATCGAGGCATTTGGCTCGGTAGTTATTGGTGGTAACTATGCTGTTGGTTTAGTGGTTTTCTTAATTCTCATTATTATCAATTTTGTAGTAATTACTAAGGGTGCTGGGCGTATTTCAGAAGTATCAGCACGTTTTACGTTAGATGCGATGCCCGGTAAGCAAATGGCAATAGATGCAGATTTGAATGCAGGCTTTATTAGTGCTGAAGACGCTAGAGCGCGCCGTGAGGAAGTTACCAGAGAAGCTGATTTTTACGGTTCAATGGATGGTGCCAGTAAGTTTGTTAAGGGCGATGCAATCGCTGGTATTGTGATTTTAGCCATCAATATCATTGGTGGTTTATTTGTTGGTATGATCCAACATGATTTGTCGTTCAGCAGAGCGATGGAAGTATATACCTTACTAACTATTGGTGATGGTTTAGTTGCTCAGCTTCCTTCGCTACTTTTATCCATTGGTACTGCGATTGTTGTTACGCGTCAAAATGAGTCTCACAACATGGGAGACCAATTTAAAACGCAGCTAGGTAATGAAAAGTCGTTATTTATTGCTTCAGGGATCTTGATTGTTATGGGAGTTGTACCAGGTATGCCCCATATTGCATTTTTAAGTTTAGGCGCATTGCTTGGTTATCTCGCTTATTTCACTCAAAAACAGAAGAAAGAAGCTGCTGAAAGTACGGCAGATCAAAGTAATAAAGGCGTTGATGTTGCGAGCAAGCAAGAGCAAAAAGAACTTGGATGGGATGATGTCCAGCCAGTGGATGTGATTGGTTTGGAAGTGGGTTATCGATTAATACCTTTAGTGGACCAATCTCAAGGTGGCGAGCTACTTAGTCGTATCAAAGGGGTGCGTAAGAAGTTATCCCAAGAACTTGGCTTTTTGATTCCACCGGTACACATTCGTGACAATTTAGAGCTAGACCCAAATGCCTATAACATTACTTTGATGGGTGTTGGTTCGGGTGAGGGGGAGCTAAAGCATGGCGATGAGCTTGCTATTAATCCAGGGCAAGTATTTGGTCCTATCAAAGGAATAGAAACAAAAGACCCTGCTTTTGGTTTAGATGCGGTATGGATAAAACCAGAGCAAAAAGATGAAGCGCACTCGTTAGGTTATACGGTTGTTGATGCGGCTACTGTGGTTGCAACACATATCAGTCAGCTATTAACGAATAATGCATCACTTTTACTTGGTCATGAAGAAGTACAAAACTTACTAGATATGTTAGCTAAGAGCCACCCACGCCTAGTTGAAGGGTTGGTGCCAGATGTTTTACCGCTTACTACGGTAGTAAAAGTATTACAAAACTTACTAAATGAAGGTGTGGCAATTCGTGATATGCGCTCCATTGTTCAGACTCTTGTTGAATATGGGCCACGTAGCCAAGACCCTGATGTATTAACGGCTGCAGTAAGAATTTCACTACGCAGATTAATAGTTCAAGATGCTGTGGGCAACGCAGATGAAATCCCTGTCATAACATTGGCGCCTGAGTTGGAACAGATGTTGCATCAGTCACTTCAGAACGCAGGTGATGAAGGGGCTGGTATCGAACCAGGTCTTGCAGAGCGACTTCAAAGTTCATTAAGAGAAGCTCATCAAACGCAAGAAATGCTTGGAGATCCTTCCATTTTATTAACCTCAGGTATGTTAAGAAGTGTGCTTTCAAGATTTGTTAAACATACGATCCCCGGCCTTCGCGTGATGTCATATCAAGAAGTGCCAGATGAAAGACAAATTAAGATTGTGAGCTCAGTTGGACAGTAA
- a CDS encoding protein-glutamate methylesterase/protein-glutamine glutaminase, translated as MAVKVLVVDDSSFFRRRVSEILELDSDIKVIDFAVNGKEAVEKAASLKPDVITMDVEMPVLDGISAVKQIMASNPTPILMFSSLTREGASATLDALDAGALDFLPKKFEDIARNSDDAIKSLQTKVKEIGRRRLSRFSTIAPTRQSTRPAAGSKTSISQPDRTFQRAGALSTSGSTAKASGKKYQLVAIGTSTGGPVALQTILTQLPANFPYPILLIQHMPAAFTPAFASRLNSLCKIRVKEAQQGDRLEAGVAYLAPGGQQMMVESRGTLKVFEDDSPRITYKPSVDVTFASAAKAYQGDVLAVVLTGMGADGRDGARMLKQAGATIWAQDEKTCVVYGMPQAIANAGLASEHIALPDVAVRITKEVGC; from the coding sequence ATGGCAGTTAAAGTATTAGTTGTAGATGATTCGAGCTTTTTTAGACGTAGAGTCAGCGAAATTCTTGAATTGGATAGTGACATCAAAGTAATCGACTTTGCCGTTAATGGTAAAGAGGCTGTGGAGAAAGCGGCATCTTTGAAGCCTGACGTGATCACTATGGATGTGGAAATGCCCGTGCTAGATGGTATTAGCGCGGTAAAGCAGATAATGGCATCTAATCCAACACCAATATTGATGTTTTCGTCTTTAACTAGAGAGGGGGCAAGTGCCACCCTAGATGCGCTCGATGCAGGTGCTTTGGATTTTTTACCTAAAAAGTTTGAAGATATTGCTCGCAATAGTGATGACGCGATAAAGTCTTTACAGACAAAAGTAAAGGAAATCGGTCGTCGAAGATTGTCAAGGTTCTCAACTATTGCGCCAACTCGACAATCGACAAGACCTGCTGCCGGTAGTAAAACAAGTATAAGTCAACCCGATAGAACCTTTCAGCGTGCAGGGGCGTTAAGTACCTCTGGCAGTACTGCTAAGGCATCTGGTAAAAAGTATCAATTAGTCGCAATTGGTACTTCAACAGGTGGGCCTGTTGCTTTACAAACTATCTTGACACAGTTACCTGCAAATTTCCCATATCCCATTTTACTGATTCAGCATATGCCTGCGGCATTTACACCTGCATTTGCCAGTCGCTTAAACAGCCTTTGTAAAATACGAGTAAAAGAAGCACAACAGGGGGACAGGCTCGAAGCAGGGGTTGCCTATCTAGCTCCCGGTGGACAACAAATGATGGTTGAATCTCGTGGCACCCTCAAAGTTTTTGAAGATGACAGCCCGCGTATCACTTATAAGCCGAGTGTGGATGTTACTTTTGCCAGTGCTGCAAAGGCTTATCAAGGTGATGTATTGGCTGTTGTACTCACTGGTATGGGGGCCGATGGACGAGATGGCGCTCGCATGCTTAAGCAAGCTGGTGCAACTATTTGGGCACAAGACGAAAAAACATGTGTCGTTTATGGTATGCCTCAAGCAATTGCTAATGCAGGCTTAGCCAGTGAGCACATAGCGCTACCTGATGTAGCTGTGCGTATAACTAAAGAGGTAGGTTGTTAA
- the flhF gene encoding flagellar biosynthesis protein FlhF, protein MKIKRFFAKDMRTALKEVKEELGVDAVIMSNKKLADGVEIVAAIDNDRAPATPKPTMSEQPEPQSKPNSTAARFVRPQPQTARPEPQAQVADSLEALLERQAPRPRSPQLASMFSQSGIDTDHVFKQRQQASASDNHREQSTPKFSPNMNKQHGARHEQPRMESDWQFEDELESGFGDEMHHGADETNEMVSMREEMNAIRQLLEHQVSGLMKQEMARRDPTRACLIDRLQGMGIDPEVAQQMACFIPDDVSRKEAWNALLNMVINQMHTTNNDILRQGGVYAFVGPTGVGKTTTVAKLAALGAQKFGADKVALITTDTYRIGAYEQLSTYGRIIGCPVKQVKDANELAEVLYHLRNKRLILIDTAGMSQRDLRLTEQLNTLMRSTRVDIRSYLVLSATSQMHVLQETVRHFQKVNLSGCIFTKLDECLSLGEIISIAIQNRLPIGYLTNGQRVPEDIRVANAQKLVKKAEQLYLKRIKAQHSRPVAVASQTVGMYD, encoded by the coding sequence ATGAAAATTAAACGTTTTTTTGCCAAAGATATGCGCACTGCACTTAAAGAAGTGAAAGAAGAACTGGGTGTTGATGCGGTTATTATGTCAAATAAAAAGTTGGCTGATGGCGTAGAAATTGTTGCTGCAATTGATAATGACCGTGCGCCAGCAACACCTAAACCTACTATGTCAGAGCAGCCAGAGCCGCAGTCTAAGCCTAACTCGACAGCTGCACGCTTTGTTCGCCCTCAACCCCAAACAGCGCGTCCTGAGCCTCAAGCTCAGGTAGCCGATAGCTTAGAAGCATTACTTGAGCGTCAGGCTCCTCGTCCACGCTCTCCCCAGCTGGCTTCAATGTTCTCACAATCTGGTATAGATACAGATCACGTATTCAAACAGCGTCAGCAAGCATCAGCTAGCGATAATCATCGCGAGCAATCAACCCCTAAGTTTTCACCTAACATGAATAAACAGCATGGTGCGCGCCATGAGCAACCTCGTATGGAGTCAGATTGGCAATTTGAAGATGAGCTTGAATCTGGATTTGGAGATGAAATGCATCATGGTGCTGATGAAACTAATGAGATGGTGTCTATGCGTGAAGAAATGAACGCGATTCGCCAACTGTTAGAGCACCAAGTATCAGGTTTGATGAAGCAGGAAATGGCACGCCGCGATCCAACACGAGCGTGTTTAATTGACCGATTACAAGGCATGGGTATTGACCCAGAAGTTGCGCAGCAAATGGCTTGTTTTATTCCTGATGATGTATCTAGAAAAGAAGCATGGAATGCGCTATTGAACATGGTTATTAATCAAATGCACACTACTAATAACGATATCCTTCGTCAGGGTGGTGTATACGCGTTCGTTGGCCCAACGGGTGTTGGAAAAACGACGACCGTTGCCAAGCTTGCAGCATTAGGTGCTCAAAAATTTGGCGCTGATAAAGTGGCCTTGATCACAACGGATACCTACCGTATTGGCGCATATGAACAGCTATCTACTTATGGTCGGATCATAGGGTGCCCTGTTAAACAGGTTAAAGATGCGAACGAACTTGCAGAAGTTTTGTATCACTTACGTAATAAACGACTAATATTAATAGATACAGCTGGTATGAGCCAAAGAGATTTGCGTTTAACTGAGCAATTAAATACTTTGATGAGAAGTACTCGGGTTGATATTCGCAGTTACCTTGTATTAAGTGCAACATCGCAAATGCATGTGTTGCAAGAAACTGTACGCCACTTCCAAAAGGTAAATTTAAGTGGATGTATCTTTACTAAACTTGATGAATGTCTAAGTTTAGGTGAGATTATTAGCATAGCGATTCAAAATCGCTTGCCAATAGGGTATCTTACCAATGGTCAGCGAGTTCCTGAGGATATTCGCGTTGCAAATGCTCAAAAGTTAGTCAAAAAAGCTGAGCAATTGTATTTAAAAAGAATAAAAGCACAACATTCGAGACCTGTAGCAGTAGCGTCTCAGACAGTAGGAATGTATGATTAA
- a CDS encoding ParA family protein yields the protein MKIWTVANQKGGVGKTTTTVSLGGILALQGKRVLLIDTDPHASLTYYFGIDSEELEISVYDIFARGSAMQGEEILQALCPSTIDNLDILPATMAIATLDRSLGNRAGMGLVLKKALEKISEHYDYAILDCPPVLGVLMVNALAASERILIPVQTEFLALKGLDRMMRTMELMQSSQSKKYQYTIIPTMYDKRTKASLEAYKTLLTTYKNYVWPGVIPVDTKFRDASLAQKVPIEYCPKSRGVFAYRALLDYLLQVK from the coding sequence GTGAAAATTTGGACAGTAGCAAACCAAAAAGGCGGAGTAGGGAAAACCACTACGACAGTGAGTTTAGGGGGGATATTAGCACTACAAGGTAAACGAGTATTGCTTATCGATACCGACCCGCATGCTTCATTGACCTATTATTTTGGCATTGACTCTGAAGAATTAGAGATCAGTGTTTATGATATTTTTGCACGTGGTAGTGCAATGCAAGGTGAAGAGATTTTGCAAGCACTTTGCCCGTCAACCATTGATAATTTAGATATTTTGCCCGCAACGATGGCAATTGCCACATTAGATAGAAGCTTGGGAAACCGAGCTGGTATGGGGCTGGTATTAAAGAAGGCTTTGGAAAAAATAAGTGAACATTATGACTATGCAATATTAGACTGCCCGCCTGTGCTTGGTGTGCTCATGGTTAATGCTCTGGCTGCGAGTGAGAGAATTCTGATCCCCGTGCAAACAGAGTTCTTGGCGCTAAAAGGGTTGGATAGAATGATGCGTACGATGGAATTAATGCAAAGTTCGCAATCGAAGAAATATCAATATACCATAATACCAACAATGTACGATAAACGTACCAAAGCATCTTTAGAAGCATATAAAACTTTGTTGACGACTTATAAAAATTACGTATGGCCAGGTGTAATCCCTGTTGACACTAAGTTTCGAGACGCGAGTTTGGCACAAAAGGTGCCTATAGAATACTGTCCTAAATCAAGGGGCGTATTTGCTTATCGCGCACTACTAGATTATTTGTTGCAGGTCAAATAG
- a CDS encoding MinD/ParA family ATP-binding protein, producing the protein MINTVLDQASGLRKMSQNSNHGVKVIAVTGGKGGVGKTNVSLNTAIALGQQGNRVLVLDADLGLANCDVMLGLRVEKNLSHVLSGECELDEILVEGPAGIKIVPATSGSQSMVELTPAEHAGLIRAFSELNTEFDILIVDTAAGISDMVLSFSRAAQDVVVVVCDEPTSITDAYALIKVLSREHGVYKFKIVANMVRSLREGQELFAKLSKVTDRFLDVALELVATIPFDENMRKSSRRQKTIVELFPNSPAAVAFRGLASKAVKWPIPHQPSGHLEFFIEQLVNG; encoded by the coding sequence ATGATTAATACAGTATTAGATCAAGCAAGTGGCCTGCGTAAAATGAGTCAAAATAGTAATCACGGTGTTAAAGTTATCGCGGTAACAGGTGGAAAAGGTGGAGTTGGCAAAACCAATGTGTCTTTGAACACCGCAATAGCACTTGGCCAGCAGGGAAACCGCGTGTTGGTACTCGATGCCGATTTGGGTTTGGCTAATTGTGATGTTATGTTGGGCCTTAGGGTTGAGAAAAACCTTTCACATGTGCTTTCAGGTGAGTGTGAATTAGATGAAATTTTAGTGGAAGGCCCAGCTGGAATCAAAATTGTTCCAGCTACGTCTGGTTCGCAAAGCATGGTTGAGCTAACACCAGCTGAGCACGCAGGATTGATTAGAGCGTTCAGTGAACTCAATACCGAATTTGACATACTGATTGTAGACACCGCTGCGGGCATCTCAGATATGGTACTTAGTTTTTCTCGTGCCGCCCAAGATGTGGTTGTTGTGGTTTGTGATGAGCCAACCTCCATTACTGATGCCTATGCATTAATCAAAGTGCTTAGTAGAGAGCACGGGGTTTATAAATTTAAAATTGTTGCCAATATGGTGCGCAGTTTACGCGAAGGACAAGAATTGTTTGCTAAGCTCTCAAAGGTGACGGATAGGTTTTTAGATGTAGCGCTTGAGCTTGTCGCAACAATACCGTTTGATGAAAACATGCGAAAGTCTTCAAGACGTCAGAAAACAATTGTTGAGTTATTTCCTAACTCACCAGCAGCGGTGGCTTTTAGAGGCCTTGCAAGCAAAGCCGTAAAATGGCCTATCCCACATCAACCCTCGGGTCATTTAGAGTTTTTTATTGAACAACTTGTCAATGGTTAA
- the cheY gene encoding chemotaxis response regulator CheY produces MDKNMKILVVDDFSTMRRIIKNLLRDLGFTNVQEADDGSTALPMLQNQEFDFVVTDWNMPGMQGIDLLRAIRADENLKHIPVLMVTAEAKKEQIVAAAQAGVNGYIVKPFTAGTLKTKLEKVFERLG; encoded by the coding sequence TTGGATAAAAACATGAAAATTCTCGTGGTTGATGATTTTTCTACAATGAGGAGAATAATCAAAAACCTGCTTAGAGATTTAGGCTTTACCAATGTACAAGAAGCTGACGATGGTAGTACTGCGCTTCCAATGCTACAAAATCAAGAGTTTGATTTTGTGGTCACTGATTGGAATATGCCTGGCATGCAAGGTATAGATTTGCTCAGAGCAATTAGGGCGGATGAAAACCTTAAGCACATCCCAGTGTTAATGGTGACAGCGGAAGCCAAGAAAGAGCAAATTGTAGCAGCAGCGCAAGCTGGGGTTAACGGTTATATCGTCAAACCTTTTACTGCAGGAACACTAAAAACTAAGTTAGAAAAAGTGTTTGAACGTTTAGGCTAA
- a CDS encoding RNA polymerase sigma factor FliA: MGYQTSDNIHKVVERHASLVKKVACHLLARLPANIQLDDLVQSGMIGLIEATKNFDASKGASFETFAGIRIRGAMLDEIRRGDWAPRSVHRKSRMVAEAIAELESILNREPKDTEIAEKLDITLDEYHHILSDVNCSKVIGIEDLGVDEDVISPADNDLSLDKPFNNVKNERFNESLVAAIKSLPERDALVLSLYYNDEMNLKEIGQILDVSESRVSQIHGQAMIRLRAKINDWVN, from the coding sequence ATGGGGTATCAGACATCTGATAATATACACAAAGTGGTGGAACGTCATGCATCACTTGTCAAAAAAGTGGCGTGTCATTTATTGGCGCGTTTACCTGCCAATATTCAACTAGATGATTTGGTACAGTCTGGCATGATCGGGCTAATCGAAGCGACAAAGAATTTTGATGCCTCGAAAGGTGCTAGTTTTGAAACATTTGCGGGTATCCGGATACGCGGTGCAATGTTGGATGAAATTCGCAGAGGAGACTGGGCTCCCCGCTCAGTGCACCGCAAAAGCAGAATGGTTGCCGAAGCCATTGCAGAGCTTGAGTCTATCCTTAATAGAGAACCAAAAGACACTGAAATTGCTGAAAAACTTGATATTACGCTAGATGAGTACCATCATATTCTTAGTGATGTTAATTGCAGTAAAGTCATAGGTATAGAAGATTTAGGTGTAGATGAAGATGTCATTTCGCCTGCAGACAATGATTTATCGCTAGACAAACCATTTAATAACGTTAAAAATGAACGCTTTAACGAATCGTTAGTGGCAGCGATAAAATCTTTGCCAGAAAGAGACGCCCTAGTGTTGTCGCTTTATTACAACGATGAAATGAATTTAAAAGAAATCGGGCAAATACTAGATGTAAGTGAATCTCGTGTTAGCCAAATTCATGGGCAGGCAATGATAAGGCTAAGAGCTAAAATCAATGACTGGGTCAATTAG
- a CDS encoding chemotaxis protein CheA, producing MSFEVDEDILQDFLVEAGEILELLSEQLVELENNPEDKDLLNAIFRGFHTVKGGAGFLSMTELVDACHGAENVFDVLRQGQRKVTSELMDVILQSLDTINEMFGHIQNREQPEPADPALLETLHQLSKPQSEDEVIDLPDVAEPEVPVSESPSQSEMIDADDVLFDIDSAGDGTEQDGGIDEITEDEFESLLDELHGTGNGPAKAAKEPQASDSQSDGDITDDEFDSLLDELHGVGSFGTIKKDDSPAPAQASSEAASNSSTDSDDEINDDEFEALLDELHGKGSAPRSVETNQDKPKQAASPQPAKPVEAPKPPPAAKAPSPAPASKTPVSEPAAAPPAAKKAPAPQAETTVRVDTKRLDQIMNMVGELVLVRNRLVSLANNTNSEAMGKAISNLDVVTADLQGAVMKTRMQPIKKVFGRFPRVVRDLARSLKKDINLVLEGEETDLDKNLVEALADPLVHLVRNSVDHGIEMPDVREAAGKIRTGTVTLAASQEGDHILLTIRDDGAGMDPEKLKKIAINKGVIDSDQASRLSDTEAYNLIFAPGFSTKEEISDISGRGVGMDVVKTKITQLNGSINIQSELGVGTVLEIKVPLTLAILPTLMVVVGQQTFALPLAGVSEIFHLDLTKTNIVDGQLTIIVREKAIPLFYLEHWLVKGADRSTRKAEGHVVIVQIGTKQVGFVVDSLIGQEEVVIKPLDALLQGTPGMAGATITSDGGIALILDVPNMLKYYAGK from the coding sequence ATGAGCTTTGAAGTCGATGAAGATATCCTACAAGACTTTCTCGTAGAAGCCGGGGAAATTCTAGAGCTGCTGTCGGAGCAGCTTGTTGAGTTGGAAAATAACCCTGAAGATAAAGACCTACTGAATGCAATTTTTAGAGGTTTCCATACTGTAAAGGGTGGTGCTGGCTTTTTAAGTATGACTGAGTTGGTCGATGCCTGTCATGGTGCCGAAAACGTTTTTGATGTATTACGCCAAGGACAGCGAAAAGTCACTTCAGAGCTGATGGATGTTATTCTCCAATCGCTTGATACTATCAATGAAATGTTCGGCCATATTCAAAACCGTGAACAACCGGAGCCAGCAGATCCTGCTCTTCTTGAAACATTACACCAGCTTAGTAAACCTCAGTCAGAGGATGAAGTCATAGACTTACCGGATGTAGCTGAACCAGAGGTACCGGTATCAGAAAGCCCTAGCCAGTCAGAAATGATTGATGCAGATGATGTTTTGTTTGATATTGATTCAGCGGGTGATGGTACTGAGCAAGATGGTGGTATTGATGAAATAACTGAAGATGAATTTGAAAGCTTGTTAGATGAGCTACATGGAACTGGAAACGGCCCAGCTAAGGCGGCAAAGGAACCACAAGCTAGCGATTCGCAAAGTGATGGTGATATCACAGATGATGAATTTGACAGCTTGCTTGATGAACTTCATGGTGTAGGCAGTTTTGGTACCATTAAGAAAGATGACTCACCAGCACCTGCCCAGGCATCGAGTGAAGCTGCTTCGAACTCTTCGACAGATTCCGATGACGAAATTAATGACGACGAGTTTGAAGCTTTGCTTGATGAGTTACACGGAAAAGGCAGTGCGCCTCGTTCGGTTGAAACGAATCAAGATAAACCAAAGCAAGCAGCATCTCCTCAGCCTGCAAAGCCAGTTGAGGCGCCAAAGCCACCTCCGGCTGCTAAAGCGCCATCACCAGCGCCAGCATCCAAAACGCCTGTATCAGAGCCTGCAGCGGCTCCACCAGCTGCGAAAAAGGCACCTGCACCTCAAGCTGAAACAACTGTTCGAGTGGATACCAAACGACTTGATCAGATTATGAATATGGTTGGTGAGTTAGTATTAGTTAGAAACAGGTTGGTTAGCCTAGCCAACAACACCAACAGTGAGGCAATGGGTAAGGCAATATCAAATCTTGATGTTGTTACGGCAGATTTGCAGGGTGCAGTAATGAAAACCCGGATGCAGCCAATTAAGAAGGTTTTTGGTCGTTTTCCTCGAGTCGTGAGAGATTTGGCAAGAAGCCTTAAAAAAGATATCAACTTAGTTTTGGAAGGTGAAGAGACAGATTTAGATAAGAATCTTGTTGAGGCTCTTGCTGATCCGCTTGTTCACCTTGTTCGAAACTCTGTTGATCATGGTATAGAAATGCCAGATGTACGTGAAGCTGCAGGAAAAATCCGTACAGGTACGGTCACATTAGCAGCCTCGCAAGAGGGCGATCATATCTTGTTGACTATCAGAGATGATGGTGCAGGTATGGACCCTGAAAAACTTAAGAAGATTGCGATAAACAAAGGTGTAATTGACTCTGATCAGGCTAGTAGACTGTCAGATACAGAAGCTTATAACCTCATATTTGCACCAGGATTTTCGACTAAAGAGGAAATCTCAGACATATCTGGTCGTGGTGTGGGCATGGATGTTGTGAAGACAAAAATCACTCAGCTTAATGGTTCCATTAATATTCAGTCTGAGCTGGGTGTGGGAACTGTACTAGAGATTAAAGTACCACTGACACTGGCTATCTTACCGACATTAATGGTTGTGGTTGGTCAACAAACATTTGCTCTGCCTTTGGCAGGTGTAAGCGAAATCTTCCATTTAGATTTAACTAAAACCAACATTGTTGATGGGCAATTAACCATCATTGTTCGTGAAAAAGCGATACCCCTATTCTATTTAGAGCATTGGCTGGTTAAAGGCGCTGATAGAAGTACTCGTAAAGCTGAAGGGCATGTTGTTATTGTGCAAATTGGAACTAAACAAGTTGGTTTTGTTGTTGATTCATTAATTGGTCAAGAAGAAGTTGTTATCAAGCCCCTTGATGCGTTGCTACAGGGTACACCAGGTATGGCTGGTGCGACCATTACATCAGATGGTGGTATTGCCCTTATATTGGATGTACCTAATATGCTTAAGTATTATGCGGGCAAATAA
- a CDS encoding protein phosphatase CheZ — translation MSTPSVPQISLEQAKQLVAYLEQGEQEKADQLILEAANKEQSELFAEVGKLTRQLHESLKNFELDTRLADLTTEALPDAKQRLNYVMEMTENAANKTMDAVEASLPLAQQLADDLSSIKPTWDRLMRRDIQLGEFKSLCHDLDKFMQGSQTRTDELQSLMTNVLMAQDYQDLTGQVIRRVIELVREVEDSLINLLTVFGTSDELPSKNKQVQSNVSSQNDVDVDVNEISGPEGPIIDADQRDDVVSGQDEVDDLLSSLGF, via the coding sequence ATGTCAACGCCTTCTGTGCCGCAGATCAGCCTTGAACAGGCGAAACAGCTTGTTGCTTATTTAGAACAAGGCGAACAAGAAAAAGCAGATCAATTAATTTTAGAAGCTGCGAACAAAGAGCAATCAGAGTTGTTTGCAGAGGTCGGTAAGTTAACACGACAGCTGCATGAATCTTTGAAAAACTTTGAACTCGATACGCGTCTTGCTGATTTGACGACTGAAGCCCTTCCTGATGCAAAGCAACGTTTAAATTATGTCATGGAAATGACAGAAAACGCTGCAAATAAAACGATGGATGCCGTAGAGGCAAGCTTGCCTTTGGCCCAACAGTTAGCGGATGACCTGTCAAGCATAAAACCAACTTGGGATCGTCTCATGAGACGTGATATCCAACTAGGTGAATTTAAATCTCTATGTCATGATTTAGATAAGTTTATGCAAGGGTCTCAAACGCGAACAGATGAGTTACAAAGCTTGATGACGAACGTGTTGATGGCGCAAGACTATCAAGACTTAACAGGGCAAGTGATCCGTCGAGTGATCGAGCTGGTTAGAGAAGTTGAAGATAGCCTTATCAATTTGTTGACCGTATTTGGCACGTCAGACGAACTACCCAGCAAAAACAAACAAGTTCAAAGCAATGTTAGTTCGCAAAATGATGTTGATGTTGACGTTAATGAAATCTCGGGGCCAGAAGGTCCAATTATTGATGCAGATCAGCGAGATGATGTTGTGTCTGGTCAAGATGAAGTTGATGATTTGCTATCAAGTTTAGGCTTCTAA